A genomic segment from Aspergillus puulaauensis MK2 DNA, chromosome 1, nearly complete sequence encodes:
- a CDS encoding putative PHD finger and SET domain protein (COG:E;~EggNog:ENOG410PKXG;~InterPro:IPR011011,IPR001214,IPR013083;~go_function: GO:0005515 - protein binding [Evidence IEA]) — protein sequence MTETSPVAITHPTTEPFPVTAPLNSPIVNGAVSDSAPPDEEEPYTIKCICAFQDDDGNTVFCEGCETWQHIECYYHGRTVPEVHNCVDCEPRHLDGRRATERQRRLREQSDGGDRKVKRSGAKSHKKKVREHGDQVNGFHQRSESTSRDQPPSKKTKTGHRASHSVSSLSGIPVLNSDARKRAAASMSPTKSSGPSIPLYSNEFLQLYDQDHGHADIDGNLFVNLTLAADLASWLKDPVSLAQAANGRASEEIFTRSGAALDRSDWPSLSLESITDSNTEIDGKHPTWKLLKTQNGVNKDEIVGEITGKIGLLRDYSLDPSNRWQELRHPEPFVFFHPQLPIYIDSRQEGSILRYARRSCRPNVTMKTYITNDVEYHFCFVAKEDIAPDSEITATWYLDAQLFGPTNDLIKQEPGDSVQEMAAICISNVLANFGGCACIPPHNCLLSNLDRRRHPKLVDGSVKQAHAKRRKTKSKSNVSPPTNNSRAGSEAIKNPEEDDHADSRSASGSTRGQTHSRDLTPTIQTPIESLAFGDSELSARERRKIAAAEKKFQQLEQDQQTSYKRRKRVSGQSTQTPGAGAFERLSHSPPLSAGGHGSPRKPYGSGTPSMRYPPIQFQYVDSAVQAELDTANGLIPSPPSSRRPSFIPLTQRLLKRCHSDRIRLENTGQQQPVSPQSVKTAHEGLSNPPPVATPAATTPSVSGEKEDVEMRDLESPTGASSARSQTSVDTSPSHGRGQGEPLPLPSPWPSSAAHIARIPERKATSPHVDLHVPLPPATAPSLPSATSPNSAKSSAVSSPSTLEPPSQHPTTTTLPGAGVTAPSPVKKKLSLGDYLSRRGSLKTPTAEKTQAQATAMPPPTPPAQPSEKRDGLAINTHPEINSTAQFGNPTTSDMAMKDVRGSTQTAHPPPVS from the coding sequence ATGACAGAGACCTCCCCAGTCGCCATCACGCATCCAACCACGGAGCCTTTCCCGGTCACCGCCCCTCTGAACTCACCCATCGTCAACGGCGCTGTCTCGGATTCGGCACCGcctgacgaggaggagccgTATACCATCAAATGTATATGTGCGTTCCAAGATGACGATGGGAACACGGTGTTCTGCGAGGGTTGCGAAACATGGCAGCACATCGAGTGCTATTACCACGGTCGAACTGTCCCAGAAGTGCATAACTGTGTTGACTGTGAGCCCCGTCATCTCGATGGGCGGCGCGCCACGGAGCGACAAAGACGCCTCAGAGAACAGAGCGATGGCGGTGACCGAAAAGTTAAACGATCCGGGGCGAAGAGCCACAAGAAGAAGGTAAGGGAACATGGGGACCAGGTAAATGGTTTTCATCAGCGGTCAGAGTCGACCAGCCGCGATCAACCGCCGTCCAAAAAGACCAAGACCGGTCATCGCGCGTCGCACTCGGTCAGCTCGCTGTCCGGAATTCCGGTTCTCAACTCTGATGCGCGCAAGcgcgccgcagcctccatGAGCCCAACCAAATCATCAGGTCCCTCAATTCCCTTATATTCTAATGAGTTCCTCCAGCTTTATGACCAGGATCATGGTCATGCTGACATTGATGGCAATCTCTTTGTCAACTTGACACTTGCAGCAGATCTGGCCTCGTGGTTGAAAGATCCAGTATCTCTTGCGCAGGCCGCGAATGGTCGCGCTTCAGAAGAGATCTTCACCCGGTCTGGTGCGGCCTTGGACCGATCCGATTGGCCGTCACTATCACTTGAATCAATAACGGATTCTAATACTGAAATTGATGGCAAACATCCCACTTGGAAGCTTCTCAAAACCCAGAACGGTGTTAATAAAGATGAGATCGTTGGCGAGATTACAGGGAAGATTGGTCTACTGCGTGACTATTCCCTTGATCCCAGTAATCGGTGGCAGGAATTACGGCATCCTGAGccgtttgttttcttccatCCCCAGCTTCCAATCTACATTGATAGTCGACAAGAGGGCAGTATTCTCCGTTACGCGCGACGATCCTGCCGACCGAATGTGACAATGAAGACCTATATTACGAATGACGTGGAGTACCATTTCTGCTTTGTCGCCAAGGAGGACATTGCGCCCGATTCAGAAATCACCGCAACATGGTATCTAGATGCACAGTTGTTTGGACCTACCAATGACCTCATCAAGCAAGAGCCTGGTGATAGTGTGCAGGAAATGGCTGCTATTTGTATAAGCAACGTGCTGGCTAATTTTGGTGGCTGTGCATGTATTCCTCCACATAACTGCTTACTTTCAAATCTCGATCGTCGACGGCATCCGAAACTCGTGGATGGAAGCGTCAAACAAGCACATGCGAAGCGgaggaaaacaaaaagcaAATCTAACGTATCACCGCCGACCAACAACAGTCGTGCTGGAAGCGAAGCCATCAAGAaccccgaggaagatgatCACGCTGACAGCCGTTCTGCATCGGGCTCCACCCGTGGACAGACTCATAGCCGTGATCTGACGCCTACTATACAGACGCCCATTGAAAGCCTGGCCTTCGGGGATTCTGAGTTATCTGCTCGCGAAAGGCGCAAGATCGCGGCAGCAGAAAAGAAGTTCCAGCAATTGGAACAGGACCAACAGACATCCTACAAACGGAGGAAGCGTGTTAGTGGTCAGTCGACTCAAACACCCGGGGCGGGCGCCTTTGAACGCCTATCACATTCACCCCCATTGTCTGCTGGCGGCCACGGATCTCCGCGGAAACCTTATGGCTCCGGTACGCCTTCAATGCGCTATCCGCCCATCCAGTTTCAATACGTCGACTCAGCTGTTCAGGCGGAGCTAGACACCGCTAATGGCTTGATACCCtcacctccttcctccaggcGGCCGAGCTTCATTCCCCTCACCCAACGCCTGCTTAAACGTTGTCATAGTGACCGGATTCGACTCGAAAATACCGGCCAGCAACAGCCTGTCTCCCCTCAGTCAGTCAAAACTGCGCATGAGGGGTTATCAAACCCTCCACCAGTCGCCACCCCCGCTGCCACCACACCCAGTGTCTcaggagaaaaagaagatgTGGAAATGCGAGACCTTGAGTCGCCCACGGGGGCATCCTCGGCAAGGTCGCAAACATCTGTGGATACCTCGCCGTCCCATGGGCGAGGGCAAGGGGAGCCATTGCCTTTACCGTCACCCTGGCCCTCGAGCGCAGCACATATCGCTCGCATACCTGAGCGCAAAGCTACAAGTCCCCACGTGGACCTCCacgttcctcttcctccagccaCCGCCCCTTCCCTACCGTCGGCCACCAGCCCAAACTCCGCAAAGTCTTCGGCCgtatcatcaccatccaccTTAGAACCGCCCTCACAGCATCCCACCACAACCACTCTACCAGGAGCGGGAGTGACTGCCCCTAGTCCTGTGAAAAAGAAGCTGAGTCTGGGTGATTATCTCAGTCGAAGGGGTTCGTTGAAGACTCCAACAGCTGAGAAAACGCAGGCCCAGGCCACTGCGATGCCGCCACCTACCCCACCTGCCCAACCTTCTGAAAAGCGGGATGGGTTGGCCATCAACACACACCCGGAGATCAACTCAACGGCCCAGTTCGGGAACCCGACTACATCGGACATGGCGATGAAAGACGTTCGTGGCTCAACGCAGACTGCACACCCTCCTCCCGTGTCCTAA
- a CDS encoding origin recognition complex subunit 4 (BUSCO:EOG092630MJ;~COG:L;~EggNog:ENOG410PGV6;~InterPro:IPR016527,IPR027417,IPR003593,IPR041664, IPR032705;~PFAM:PF00004,PF13401,PF13191,PF14629;~go_component: GO:0000808 - origin recognition complex [Evidence IEA];~go_component: GO:0005634 - nucleus [Evidence IEA];~go_function: GO:0003677 - DNA binding [Evidence IEA];~go_process: GO:0006260 - DNA replication [Evidence IEA]), producing the protein MKDPRTAKRRRVSDASLDEDGDTTMQDNKTPQKDGSIEAESATPSRPGLRSSGRQRKAPQRLEDEPPVRTRSIRKARATPKAAPASTSESASIAADTAMDTTADAGTPTRSTSETVRPRQQSPHVSETDEDDDNNYEEESAAGSPEPRAKRPTRTKAKRASVRFAGAGKDDARRDRESPSPDNYQDGLDDLVRMQLQHDLVPEQPNGQDETPPEEPLPPYAEQFQQFVRNGYAGEVQLLTKILIEKLNGKRLVPLQGLESEYHKVHHLLEQTVTVGEGNSMLVLGSRGSGKTAIIETIVSSLAKEHKNGFHVVRLNGFLHTDDRLALREIWRQLGRETNTEDEAGKVTSYADTMATLLALLSHPEELQGSSGNQDGTTTAKSIVIVLDEFDLFVTHPRQTLLYNLFDIAQARKAPLAVLGVTTKVDVTEMLEKRVKSRFSHRSVYVPLPRTFEVFSEACRAGLDLEDKYVEPPEGFGEEDLSIAKSDSWRAALEGWRAYLQGLWADPSFQTHLRRIYHQTKSVKEFFTSALIAITELHHSSTTPSVQVPTPGTLSDNPLSCPDPAPLPFSASMTASSSPSSLPLSLLLAATRLTALYDPGLEPTQAQDLAPLALSFPAAYAEYVRLLTSAKTSASVSGASVTPGRVWGRDVAREAWERLVSWGLISPVGGGSGTADGRMFRVEISFEEVVDMAGTGGSLGRWWRDG; encoded by the exons ATGAAAGACCCGCGCACCGCAAAGCGGAGGAGGGTATCCGATGCCTCCCtagatgaggatggagataCCACGATGCAGGATAATAAAACACCCCAAAAGGACGGATCAATCGAGGCAGAAAGCGCAACCCCTTCGAGGCCGGGGTTGCGGTCGAGCGGGCGACAACGAAAAGCGCCGCAGAGGCTCGAGGATGAACCGCCTGTGCGCACACGGTCAATTCGAAAGGCACGAGCTACACCGAAGGCGGCGCCGGCTTCTACGTCTGAGTCTGCGTCTATAGCTGCGGATACAGCTATGGATACAACTGCGGATGCGGGTACGCCGACTCGGTCAACGTCTGAAACTGTGCGCCCGCGTCAACAGTCACCGCATGTCTCGGagacggacgaggatgatgataataaCTATGAAGAAGAGTCGGCGGCTGGGTCGCCGGAGCCTCGTGCGAAGAGACCTACGAGGACGAAAGCGAAAAGGGCTTCTGTGCGGTTTGCGGGGGCTGGGAAGGACGATGCTCGCAGGGATAGAGAGTCGCCGTCTCCGGACAATTATCAGGATGGATTGGATGATCTGGTCCGTATGCAGCTACAACATGACCTTGTTCCAGAACAGCCAAATGGGCAGGATGAAACCCCACCAGAGGAGCCTCTGCCTCCGTATGCTGAGCAGTTTCAGCAATTTGTTCGCAATGGCTATGCGGGAGAAGTACAGTTGTTGACAAAGATTTTAATTGAGAAACTGAACGGGAAAAGGCTCGTCCCGTTGCAAGGACTCGAAAGTGAGTATCACAAGgtgcatcatcttctcgagcaaACTGTGACGGTTGGTGAGGGCAATTCGATGCTTGTTCTTGGATCGCGCGGATCAGGGAAGACAGCCATCATAGAAACCATCGTCTCGTCTCTGGCTAAAGAGCACAAGAATGGTTTTCATGTCGTCCGGCTCAATGGCTTCTTACATACGGATGACCGGCTGGCACTACGTGAGATATGGCGGCAGCTCGGTCGTGAGACTAATACAGAAGATGAGGCAGGGAAGGTGACCAGTTACGCAGACACCATGGCTACGCTTCTTGCGCTACTCTCACACCCGGAAGAGCTGCAAGGCTCTTCGGGCAACCAGGATGGGACAACGACGGCGAAGTCaattgtcatcgtccttgatGAATTCGACCTGTTCGTCACACACCCTCGTCAGACGCTACTGTATAATCTGTTTGATATCGCGCAGGCCCGGAAGGCTCCATTGGCAGTGCTCGGTGTTACCACGAAAGTGGACGTGACGGAGATGCTAGAGAAGCGAGTCAAAAGTCGGTTCAGTCACAGATCTGTTTATGTTCCGCTGCCGAGGACGTTCGAGGTATTTTCCGAGGCCTGCCGTGCCGGGCTGGATCTCGAGGACAAATACGTGGAGCCGCCAGAAGGCTTCGGGGAGGAGGACCTATCAATCGCCAAGTCGGACAGCTGGAGGGCAGCTCTGGAAGGGTGGAGGGCGTATCTGCAG GGACTGTGGGCCGATCCGTCATTCCAAACGCACTTACGCCGGATATATCACCAAACGAAGTCGGTCAAGGAATTCTTCACAAGCGCACTGATTGCCATCACGGAACTCCATCACAGCTCTACCACCCCATCTGTCCAAGTCCCCACCCCCGGCACACTCTCAGACAACCCTCTCTCCTGCCCCGATCCCGCACCGCTTcccttctcggcatccaTGACCGCGTCCTCAAGCCCCTCGtcccttcccctctccctccttttAGCGGCGACCCGTCTAACAGCACTATACGACCCGGGTCTCGAACCCACCCAGGCCCAAGACCTTGCCCCACTAGCCCTATCCTTCCCCGCCGCATATGCGGAGTACGTCCGACTCCTCACGTCGGCCAAAACGTCGGCCTCTGTGTCCGGAGCGTCTGTGACGCCCGGCCGTGTCTGGGGCCGCGACGTGGCCCGCGAAGCCTGGGAACGGCTCGTGAGCTGGGGACTCATCAGTCCTGTTGGTGGAGGTAGTGGCACCGCAGACGGTCGCATGTTCCGCGTGGAGATCAGCTTCGAAGAGGTAGTCGACATGGCCGGGACTGGAGGATCTCTGGGAAGGTGGTGGCGTGATGGTTAA